A window of Exiguobacterium sp. Helios genomic DNA:
ATCACCGGCACCAAAGTCTGACTCAAAAGCAGAAGCCGTCGAAACATTCATACCGAACCGTTTAAAAATCCCGGCGATCGATGTGAATGCAAAGATTGAAGTCGTTGGAAAAGATGATAAGGGACGGATGGATGTTCCGAAGCAGACGGATCAAGTCGGTTGGTACCAATACGGGGCAAAAGCCAATCAGACCGGCAATGTCATTTTGGCAGGACATTTAGATGACACGGATGGTCCGGCTGTCTTTTATGACTTGGCAAAAGTGAAACGGGGACAACGGATTGAAGTAAGTTCTAAAACGGGAGAACAGGTTTCATACGTGGTGACGAACGTAATGTCTTATCCCGTTGACCAGGCACCTGTCGGATCAATTTTTGGTGCGACACTTGCGCAACGTTTAACGTTAATCACCTGTGTCGGAACGTTTACCCAATCAAAAGGATACGATCAGCGATTGGTTGTGACGGCCGAACAGGAAAAATAAACGAAGGGACCTCTCCGTTAGCGGAAAGGTCCCTTCGTTTATTTCGTTTGCTCAAGTATTGACTTCAGAAGCGGCAACGAGATCTGTCGTTAAGGCAGACAATCCTTGGGTCGTCTGACTGATTCCTTGAATCGTTTGAACGATTTGGCTTAAGTCGTTTTTGTTGCGACCGAACATCTCCAGATAGTTTTCCATTTCCTGTTTAACGGTATGGATACCGCTCTTCACTTGTTGAAGTTCGTTACGGGAAGCAGAATTTGACCGGGTGATATCATCCATTTGGGAAACGAGTTCATTGATGTTCCCGTTATTTTTTTGAATCAACGTATTGATACTGCTGCTGAGTAATTTCGCATTTTCCGCCAAGTTACGGACTTCGATTGCGACGACAGAGAATCCTTTACCGTGTTCACCGGCACGAGCCGCTTCAATGGAAGCATTCAAGGCAAGTAAGTTCGTCTGATTGGCAATATCTTCGATGCCTTGTGTCATCTTGACGATTTCGTCTGATGTCGTTTTCAGTTGCTGGATACTTGTCAATGAAGTACTGACCTGTTCCGTTGCCTGTACAAACTGCTGCTCCATTTTATCCATTTTCGTCTCATTTTCTGACGTCAATCCGACCAGATTACGGCTTGTTTTTTCCGTTTGATCCGTTTCGGATAAGATTTGTGTCGCC
This region includes:
- a CDS encoding class F sortase, producing MGQLMSSVVNKTRNLLLFLTVVLAGCGGVEEASPPRSEEPAPPVVESPAPKSDSKAEAVETFIPNRLKIPAIDVNAKIEVVGKDDKGRMDVPKQTDQVGWYQYGAKANQTGNVILAGHLDDTDGPAVFYDLAKVKRGQRIEVSSKTGEQVSYVVTNVMSYPVDQAPVGSIFGATLAQRLTLITCVGTFTQSKGYDQRLVVTAEQEK